Sequence from the Mustelus asterias unplaced genomic scaffold, sMusAst1.hap1.1 HAP1_SCAFFOLD_749, whole genome shotgun sequence genome:
GCGGACCTGGCGGTGTCCGATCTGCCCGGACTGACCGAGGAGGAGTGCGAGCGTTACCGCGAACTGCTGGAGATCAAGTGCCACCTGGAGAACGGCAACGGCGGCCCGGGCTACCAGCGCAGCCGGGCGCTGGACGTCAACCGCAACGAGGGCATGGGGCGCCTGGCGGCCATGTTGCAGGAGGAGTTGGGTCACCTCGAGTTCAAGTGCCGCAACGTGCTGCGGGCGCAGAAGATGCAGCAGCTGCGGGAGCGCTGCATGAAGGCGTGGCTGGCCGGCGAGGGGGGCCCCCCGGACGCCGGCGGCCCCGGGGCGGCCACCGACCCGCTGCGGCACGGCCTGTGCGACATCACCGAGCTGCCCGAGAGGTCGGACAGGGACAGCAGCAGCGCCTACAACACGGGCGAGAGCTGCCGCAGCACGCCGCTGCTCGCCGAGCCGGCGCCCGAGGAGCGGCGGGCGGCCGCCAACCTCAACCTCCGGCACGGCAGCCCCGCCAAGTTCCGCAGCCTGCCCCGCGACGGGGTGGGCAGGCGCCCGGCCGAGGAGCGGGGGGCCCGGCGGGGGCCCAGGGCGGGCGACGGCGGCAGCCCCGAGCTCGCGCGCTGCCACCGCTCGCCCGGCCGGCCGGGGCGCCTCTCCGAGCGCTACCGCAGCTGCGTGCAGCTGGTGCCGGCGCCCGCCCCGGCCGGGCCGGAGGGCGGCAGGGGCGGCGAGGCCCGCATGGAGTGGAAGGTCAAGGTTCGCAGCGACGGCAGCCGCTACGTGGCCAAGCGCCCGGTCCGCGACAGACTGCTGAAGGCGCGCGCCATGAAGATCCGCGAGGAGCGCAGCGGCATGACGACGGACGACGACGCGGTGAGCGAGCTGAAGATGGGCCGCTACTGGAGCCGCGAGGAGCGGAAGCAGCACCTGGCGCGGGCGCGCGAGCAGCGCAAGCGGCGCgagttcatgatgcagagccgACTGGACTGCCTGCGGGAGCAGCAGGCCGCCGGGGAAGGCCGCTCCGAGCTCAGCATCATCGCCCTCAGCCACAAGAAGTGCGCCAAGCGCCGGAACCGCAAGATCCTGGACAACTGGATGACCATCCAGGAGATGCTGGCGCACGGCACGCGGACTGCAGACGGGAAGAGGGTCTACAACCCACTGCTGTCTGTCACCACCGTCTAGCGGggaggccggggggtgggggcggggaggagggggctcatgttggtggattggggggggaggggggggggattgttaACCCCATGCTTGGGGGGCAAGAGGAAGGATCAACGCTCCAATTCTCAGCGGGACATGAGGCCATTGttactccccccccctcactcccccaccccccccctcactcccccactcccccccccccctcactcccccacccacccccctcacacccccacccacccccctcactcccccacccacccccctcactcccccacccacccccctcactcccccaccccccctcactccccaacacccccccctcactccccaacacccccccctcactccccaacacccccccctcactccccaacccccccctcactccccaaccccccccctcactccccaacccccccccctcactccccaacccccccccctcactcccccacccaccccccccactcccccacccccccctcactcacccaccccgccctcactcccccaccccgccctcactcccccacccccccctcactccccaacccccctcactcccccaccccccccctcactccccaaccccctccccctcactcccccaacccccctcactcccccacccccccctcactcccccaccccccctcactcccccaccccccctcactccccaaacccccctcactccccaatcccccccctcactccccaacccccccctcactccccacaccccccccctcactccccaacaccccccctcactccccaacccccccctcactccccaacccccccctcactctccaacccccccctcactccccaaccccccaccccctcactccccaaccccccccaccccctcactccccaaccccccccaccccctcactccccaaccccccccaccccctcactccccaacccccccc
This genomic interval carries:
- the LOC144487342 gene encoding PDZ domain-containing protein 4-like — encoded protein: MPEGSDAAAPPLSLRGVSAVSEETLRAVLHSLCVYSDVCGLSKVLDKEVCKVSQEQYADVLRPARDPLVIQVLRRSPRGKIPTSIQDLQLVDNGTQTEITFEHIMALSKVQPPSPPVVQLEPYALSEIPPIGNDFYDPNDYLDSGHHEVDRSEELEYEEVELYKQSHQEKLGLTVCYRTDDENDTGIYVGEINPTGIAAKDGRIRTGDRIIQINGVEVQNREEAVAILTREDSTNVSLLLARPEMELEEGWMEDRNEAMDIPTREEAEDIPARAGKASAAQHSAKEDGKSAVDSGNLLSNSQELDSGVGRTDESTRNDESSEHDILGDDQTSTTTTNTSNTTPGSLRRFQPRKNEGAAIRARDFHLSTDSLAGADLAVSDLPGLTEEECERYRELLEIKCHLENGNGGPGYQRSRALDVNRNEGMGRLAAMLQEELGHLEFKCRNVLRAQKMQQLRERCMKAWLAGEGGPPDAGGPGAATDPLRHGLCDITELPERSDRDSSSAYNTGESCRSTPLLAEPAPEERRAAANLNLRHGSPAKFRSLPRDGVGRRPAEERGARRGPRAGDGGSPELARCHRSPGRPGRLSERYRSCVQLVPAPAPAGPEGGRGGEARMEWKVKVRSDGSRYVAKRPVRDRLLKARAMKIREERSGMTTDDDAVSELKMGRYWSREERKQHLARAREQRKRREFMMQSRLDCLREQQAAGEGRSELSIIALSHKKCAKRRNRKILDNWMTIQEMLAHGTRTADGKRVYNPLLSVTTV